A single genomic interval of Spirosoma taeanense harbors:
- a CDS encoding ROK family protein, which yields MSSVEYLGIDVGGTNVKMGIVEADTGKISNFYSHDTISWRQSGHFIERFGDAVALQLLANKEVKQVGIGLPGMLNRERTVPLEITAIPEINNVPMVDILSKRFPGVQFFLENDANAAALGEYYFAEEKITENYIFITLGTGVGGAAIINKKIFTGGDGNAMEPGHIPSRHGRVLERNIGKKELLELACERRNEYKGDTHLPSDGSISTTGLVAAAGEGDELALQIWNEVGEMLGEGLAALIKILDIKQVLIGGGLSASFDYILPAVNNTLDYWLNPYYKNGLAIKRATLGNDAGLLGAASLCFE from the coding sequence ATGTCTTCTGTTGAGTATCTGGGAATTGACGTCGGCGGTACGAACGTCAAGATGGGTATCGTTGAGGCCGACACCGGCAAAATTTCCAACTTCTACAGCCACGACACCATAAGCTGGCGGCAGTCGGGACACTTCATCGAGCGGTTTGGTGACGCAGTGGCGTTGCAGCTGCTAGCAAATAAGGAGGTTAAACAGGTAGGCATTGGATTGCCGGGCATGCTTAATCGCGAGCGTACCGTACCCCTTGAAATCACGGCTATTCCTGAGATCAATAATGTTCCCATGGTGGACATTCTGTCCAAACGGTTTCCGGGAGTGCAGTTTTTTCTGGAGAACGATGCCAACGCGGCTGCGTTAGGGGAGTACTATTTTGCGGAAGAAAAAATTACGGAAAACTATATCTTCATCACGCTGGGTACAGGCGTGGGTGGGGCCGCTATCATCAATAAAAAAATCTTTACGGGTGGTGATGGTAACGCTATGGAACCGGGGCATATACCTTCCCGGCACGGTCGGGTGCTGGAGCGGAACATCGGCAAAAAGGAACTGCTTGAGCTGGCCTGCGAGCGTCGTAACGAATACAAAGGCGATACGCACCTGCCCAGCGACGGCAGCATCTCAACAACGGGCCTTGTAGCCGCAGCTGGTGAAGGTGACGAGCTGGCTCTCCAAATCTGGAACGAAGTAGGCGAGATGCTTGGCGAGGGCTTAGCGGCCCTCATCAAAATATTAGATATCAAGCAGGTTCTGATCGGTGGCGGACTATCCGCTTCGTTTGATTATATCCTGCCTGCCGTTAACAATACGCTCGATTACTGGCTCAATCCGTATTATAAAAATGGCCTGGCCATCAAGCGTGCTACGTTAGGCAACGATGCTGGTCTGCTGGGGGCGGCTTCGCTATGTTTTGAGTAG
- a CDS encoding SDR family oxidoreductase: MNPLIVVTGGTKGIGRAIVDKFVAGGFDAVVCARSVDAVHGTGRLPFAADLATRQGVDELANYVRSLGRPVEVLVNNTGIFQPGQIHNEAEGTFEQLMNTNVGSAYHLTRALVGEMIARRQGHIFMMCSTASITPYTNGGSYCISKFALLGMSRVLREELKPHDVKVTAILPGATFTASWEGSGLPEDRFMKVEDIANSAWAAYTLSKSAVVEEILIRPQLGDI; encoded by the coding sequence ATGAATCCATTGATAGTTGTGACCGGTGGTACAAAAGGTATTGGCCGGGCTATTGTTGATAAATTTGTCGCTGGGGGTTTTGACGCGGTCGTCTGCGCTCGCTCGGTCGATGCGGTACACGGTACGGGACGATTGCCGTTCGCTGCCGATTTGGCGACGCGACAGGGCGTCGATGAATTAGCCAATTACGTTCGGTCGCTGGGTCGCCCGGTCGAGGTGTTGGTTAATAATACGGGCATATTCCAACCGGGCCAGATTCATAATGAGGCCGAAGGGACGTTCGAACAGTTAATGAATACCAACGTAGGCAGTGCCTATCACCTGACGCGGGCTTTGGTTGGCGAGATGATCGCCCGTAGGCAGGGGCATATTTTTATGATGTGTTCCACTGCCAGTATTACTCCTTATACCAACGGCGGTTCATACTGCATCTCCAAATTTGCTCTTTTGGGTATGAGCCGCGTTCTGCGTGAAGAGCTTAAACCGCACGATGTGAAGGTAACGGCCATCCTGCCCGGTGCAACGTTCACCGCCAGCTGGGAAGGCTCCGGGCTGCCCGAAGATCGGTTTATGAAAGTTGAGGATATCGCTAACAGTGCCTGGGCCGCGTATACTTTATCCAAAAGTGCCGTAGTGGAAGAAATTCTTATTCGGCCCCAGTTAGGCGATATTTGA